One region of Bosea sp. 29B genomic DNA includes:
- the tagF gene encoding type VI secretion system-associated protein TagF: MSEARAFGLFGKVPWAGDFVQQGLPGRFVTPWEAWLLAMLTASREALGTRWDDAYLLSPPWRFRLAPGLIGPGGWIGVFASSVDRVRRHYPLTLALELPAADGAGFAASEGLLDLFEVVVLDLIATERSLPDALVGLRRRLDVQRAAASLWLGPGGSRLVVDNEAERLSLGAADSPAQDGASHWWHSRWNARPATALRCAGLPDPTACAGFFSGDWSRHGWRAAAARQGA; encoded by the coding sequence GTGAGCGAGGCGCGGGCCTTCGGCCTGTTCGGCAAGGTCCCCTGGGCCGGCGATTTCGTGCAGCAGGGTTTGCCCGGCCGCTTCGTCACGCCATGGGAAGCCTGGCTGCTGGCGATGCTGACGGCGAGCCGCGAGGCACTCGGCACGCGCTGGGACGATGCCTATCTGCTCAGCCCGCCCTGGCGCTTTAGGCTCGCGCCTGGCCTGATCGGGCCGGGAGGCTGGATCGGGGTGTTCGCCAGCTCGGTCGACCGCGTCCGGCGCCACTATCCGTTGACGCTGGCGCTCGAGCTGCCGGCCGCGGATGGCGCCGGTTTTGCCGCTAGCGAAGGCCTGCTCGACCTGTTCGAGGTCGTGGTTCTCGACCTGATCGCGACCGAGCGATCCCTGCCCGACGCGCTCGTGGGCCTGCGCCGCCGGCTCGATGTCCAGCGCGCCGCGGCCAGCCTCTGGCTCGGGCCGGGTGGCAGCCGGCTGGTCGTCGACAACGAGGCGGAGCGCCTGTCGCTCGGCGCAGCCGACAGCCCGGCGCAAGACGGCGCCAGCCATTGGTGGCATAGCCGCTGGAACGCACGGCCAGCGACGGCGCTGCGTTGTGCAGGGCTTCCTGACCCCACAGCCTGCGCCGGCTTTTTCTCGGGCGACTGGTCGCGCCATGGCTGGCGCGCCGCAGCCGCGCGGCAGGGCGCATGA
- a CDS encoding protein phosphatase 2C domain-containing protein codes for MSLTGEVWEVSVATRQGPRHDVNQDSYAALPEAGLFAVADGMGGHADGELASQSITRMLAAVSEPQAALAMRVALAEEGITAINDALREHAARSAEGDIVGSTVVVALVGEGMLVCLWAGDSRVYRWRADALAQLTEDHVLGHGPGAGHVLTRAVGSAAYLPIARCVTPTQPGDTLLLCSDGLNKALADAEIGELLAEPLPGLAERLVARAVANGGRDDITAVIARRL; via the coding sequence ATGAGCCTCACGGGGGAAGTTTGGGAGGTCTCGGTCGCGACGCGGCAGGGCCCGCGCCATGACGTCAACCAGGACAGCTATGCCGCCTTGCCGGAGGCGGGGCTGTTTGCGGTCGCCGACGGCATGGGCGGCCATGCCGATGGTGAGCTCGCCAGCCAATCGATCACCCGGATGCTCGCCGCAGTCTCGGAGCCGCAGGCGGCGCTGGCTATGCGCGTCGCCCTTGCTGAGGAAGGCATCACTGCGATCAACGATGCGCTGCGTGAGCATGCAGCCCGTTCGGCCGAGGGCGACATCGTCGGCTCGACCGTGGTGGTGGCGCTGGTCGGCGAGGGCATGCTCGTCTGTCTCTGGGCCGGCGACAGTCGCGTCTACCGCTGGCGTGCCGACGCTCTCGCCCAGCTGACCGAGGACCATGTGCTGGGGCACGGGCCCGGTGCCGGCCATGTCCTGACGCGCGCGGTCGGCTCGGCCGCCTATCTGCCGATCGCGCGCTGCGTGACGCCGACGCAGCCCGGCGACACGCTCCTTTTGTGCAGCGACGGTCTCAACAAGGCGCTTGCCGATGCCGAGATCGGCGAATTGCTGGCCGAGCCGCTGCCAGGCCTTGCCGAGCGCCTCGTCGCTCGCGCCGTCGCCAATGGCGGCCGCGACGACATCACCGCCGTGATCGCGAGGCGGCTGTGA
- a CDS encoding serine/threonine-protein kinase: MPAASPPQSGERALPAPLGTLLRGRFELIEVVGRGGMSTVYRAVDHVRRRARALDPEVALKVTDIGDGYHDDAATLLHREGRRLLAMRHPNVVKVHDFDREGPLHFLVMELLRGKTLAQVMQERDGKALERRLALRIVTELGAGLAAVHAADMVHGDLKPGNVFITQDGHVKLIDFGTAQPLLPPDHRPSEDETGFFLRRLHAVTPAYASPAALAGQAPDPRDDIFSFAVLTYVMVAGRHPFDGRSAAAAMAEGLIPASPPGFRGGRWMALRRGFDWEVQTRPGSALDFAGRILRPRLSDHRRALFGHAQSLLERLNRRKPVNAPP, from the coding sequence TTGCCCGCGGCTTCGCCGCCGCAATCGGGCGAACGGGCGCTCCCGGCCCCGCTCGGCACGCTGCTGCGCGGCCGCTTCGAGCTGATCGAGGTGGTCGGGCGTGGCGGCATGAGCACGGTCTACCGCGCCGTCGATCATGTCCGCCGGCGGGCGCGGGCGCTCGATCCCGAGGTCGCGCTCAAGGTCACCGATATCGGCGACGGCTACCATGACGACGCCGCGACCCTCCTGCATCGCGAGGGCCGGCGGCTGCTGGCGATGCGCCATCCCAATGTCGTCAAGGTGCACGATTTCGATCGCGAAGGGCCGCTGCACTTCCTCGTCATGGAATTGCTGCGGGGCAAGACGCTGGCGCAGGTGATGCAGGAGCGTGACGGCAAGGCGCTGGAGCGCCGGCTGGCGCTGCGCATCGTCACCGAGCTTGGGGCCGGGCTCGCCGCCGTCCACGCCGCCGACATGGTCCATGGCGATCTGAAGCCGGGTAATGTCTTCATCACCCAGGACGGCCATGTGAAGCTGATCGACTTCGGCACGGCCCAGCCCCTGCTGCCGCCCGACCACCGGCCATCCGAGGACGAGACCGGCTTCTTTCTCAGGCGTTTGCACGCGGTCACGCCGGCCTATGCCTCGCCCGCCGCGCTTGCGGGGCAGGCGCCGGACCCGCGCGACGACATCTTCTCCTTCGCCGTGCTGACCTATGTGATGGTCGCCGGAAGACATCCCTTCGACGGCCGTTCGGCCGCGGCGGCGATGGCGGAGGGGCTGATCCCGGCCTCGCCGCCCGGCTTTCGCGGCGGCCGCTGGATGGCGCTGCGGCGCGGCTTCGACTGGGAGGTGCAGACGCGGCCGGGCAGCGCCCTCGATTTCGCCGGGCGCATCCTGCGGCCGCGGCTTTCGGATCATCGCCGCGCCCTGTTCGGCCATGCGCAAAGCCTGCTCGAACGGCTCAACCGTCGTAAACCTGTCAACGCCCCGCCCTAG
- the tssI gene encoding type VI secretion system tip protein TssI/VgrG, producing the protein MLDRPSSHDTMIALTLASGGIKDGLHVERVTGREAISEPYAYRVAFRSDKAISAEDVVGERARLTLNTEAGELTVHGVVVELAAEDALGDQGHLYAVVIAPRLRMLELSRQNQVYGSTSKVSVKDIIQKELEGSLAANHGHITIDHELNLAASYREREFIVQYNETDLAFLSRWCEGSGIFYFFKQGDDGETAVFGDSNVAFIEAKSLPYRHGHDAITTSQAAVTSFGFVARPVTKSVVLREYNPEKPALLLRARAEVEGGKTGTIIEYGQHFLEPDEGDHLAKVRAEEIACRAKVFRGVSNAPQLRPGMFFSLSGHPSLDDRYLVISVEHEVSTPAPVGYGTAEAFAGAPYGNRFEAIPLSVPFRPERRTPRPLAAGLFNAFVDGEADGTRAEVDTQGRYKVRLRYDEGDSAEGKASEFLRKAEPYAGPSDTGMHFPLLKGTEVILSCVNGDIDRPIIVGAVPNPLTPNVVSKRNRTLNRFRSPSGTLFEMNDGSAS; encoded by the coding sequence ATGCTCGACCGGCCCTCCAGTCACGACACCATGATCGCGCTCACTCTCGCCAGCGGTGGCATCAAGGACGGCCTGCATGTCGAGCGGGTCACCGGCCGCGAAGCAATCTCGGAGCCTTACGCCTACCGGGTTGCGTTCCGCTCGGACAAGGCGATCAGCGCTGAGGACGTGGTGGGCGAGCGGGCCAGGCTGACGCTGAACACCGAGGCCGGCGAGCTCACGGTGCACGGTGTCGTCGTCGAATTAGCTGCCGAGGATGCGCTCGGCGACCAGGGCCATCTCTATGCGGTGGTGATCGCGCCGCGCCTCAGGATGCTTGAGCTCAGCCGCCAGAACCAGGTCTATGGCTCGACCAGCAAGGTCTCGGTCAAGGACATCATCCAGAAGGAGCTCGAGGGCTCGCTGGCCGCCAATCACGGCCACATCACCATCGACCACGAGCTCAATCTCGCCGCGAGCTACCGCGAGCGCGAGTTCATCGTGCAGTACAACGAAACCGATCTCGCCTTCCTGTCGCGCTGGTGTGAGGGCAGCGGCATCTTCTATTTTTTCAAGCAAGGCGATGATGGCGAGACTGCGGTGTTCGGCGACAGCAACGTCGCCTTCATCGAGGCGAAATCGCTGCCTTACCGCCATGGCCATGATGCGATCACCACGTCCCAGGCGGCGGTGACCTCGTTCGGCTTCGTCGCCCGGCCGGTGACGAAATCGGTGGTGCTGCGCGAATACAATCCCGAGAAGCCGGCGCTGCTGCTGCGCGCGCGAGCCGAGGTCGAAGGCGGCAAGACCGGCACCATCATCGAATACGGCCAGCACTTCCTCGAACCCGACGAAGGTGACCATCTCGCCAAGGTCCGGGCCGAGGAGATCGCCTGCCGGGCCAAGGTCTTCCGCGGCGTCAGCAATGCGCCGCAGCTGCGCCCGGGCATGTTCTTCAGCCTGAGCGGGCACCCCTCGCTCGACGACCGCTATCTCGTCATCTCGGTCGAGCACGAGGTCTCGACACCGGCTCCAGTCGGCTATGGTACGGCTGAGGCCTTCGCCGGCGCGCCCTATGGCAACCGCTTCGAGGCGATCCCGCTCTCCGTGCCGTTCAGGCCCGAGCGGCGCACCCCGCGTCCGCTGGCGGCCGGGCTGTTTAATGCCTTCGTCGATGGCGAGGCTGACGGCACGCGCGCCGAGGTCGATACGCAAGGCCGCTACAAGGTGCGCCTGCGCTATGACGAGGGCGACAGCGCCGAGGGCAAGGCGAGCGAATTCCTACGCAAGGCCGAGCCCTATGCCGGCCCCTCCGACACCGGCATGCATTTCCCGCTGCTGAAGGGCACCGAGGTGATCCTCTCCTGCGTCAACGGCGACATCGACCGGCCGATCATCGTCGGCGCCGTGCCGAACCCGCTGACCCCGAACGTTGTCTCGAAGCGCAACCGCACGCTCAATCGCTTCCGTTCGCCGTCGGGCACGTTGTTCGAGATGAACGACGGCTCGGCGAGCTGA
- a CDS encoding Hcp family type VI secretion system effector, which produces MALDAYMTIKGQKQGDISSEASTIKSAGAGAKYDKHGNEITVLAFTSGVINPRDPKSGFTSGARVHQPVTFTKLMDRSSPLLWQALAKGETLTEIVCKFYRPDTAGLGEPEEFFEYKWENAKLCEGKSYLPLTVTQANDHLRPMEDWSFTYEKVTWKHTKASTEGEDSWQSA; this is translated from the coding sequence ATGGCACTCGACGCCTATATGACCATCAAGGGCCAGAAGCAGGGGGACATCTCCAGCGAGGCCAGCACCATCAAGAGCGCCGGCGCCGGCGCCAAATACGACAAGCACGGCAATGAGATCACCGTGCTCGCCTTCACCAGCGGCGTGATCAACCCGCGCGATCCGAAGTCGGGCTTCACCTCCGGCGCCCGCGTCCACCAGCCGGTTACCTTCACCAAGCTGATGGATCGTTCCTCTCCGCTGCTCTGGCAGGCTCTGGCCAAGGGCGAGACGCTGACCGAGATCGTCTGCAAATTCTACCGCCCGGACACCGCCGGCCTCGGCGAGCCGGAGGAGTTCTTTGAATACAAGTGGGAGAACGCCAAGCTTTGCGAAGGCAAGTCCTATCTGCCGTTGACTGTCACCCAGGCCAACGACCACCTGCGCCCGATGGAAGACTGGTCCTTCACCTATGAGAAGGTCACCTGGAAGCACACCAAGGCCTCGACCGAGGGCGAAGACTCCTGGCAGTCCGCCTGA
- the tssH gene encoding type VI secretion system ATPase TssH, with amino-acid sequence MSSASHLDAVRYAIAQTGSQARRGIRRQAPGRGRSTMVQVDLKQLLGRLNPYVKRALETAAGHSVGRGHYEVAVEHLLLVMSEDEQRDLAIILKQFGLDASGLKRGLQRATETLKTGNTGRPVFSPGLIELLTDAWLISSIELGQQQIRSGSIVAALLASPSRYAMADWFEAVRAIPLAELKGKFRDIVAPSAEEPTVPAAAQGAASGQAGNGALPPDGALARFTINFTEQARKGKIDPVFGRDREIRQMIDILGRRRKNNPICVGDPGVGKTAVVEGLALKMAEGDVPDFLRSVELLSLDLGMLQAGAGVKGEFENRLKGIIDEVKASPKPIVLFIDEAHMLVGAGASAGGGDAANLLKPALARGELRTVAATTWSEYKKYFEKDPALARRFQLVKLDEPSPSEAITIVRGLRAAYEKSHGVYVRDDAVAAAANLSARYISGRQLPDKAVDVLDTACARVKLSLSSKPAGIDDQERRIATLRRELAALERDRTTLGRDNPRIAEIEDEIAGIEAQKVEATAQWEREKALVDRIVALRRELGLGPDGIAAFEAKTADNDDGDDDNRDEDEADEAGSSREAAEQELQQAVAELDKTRGKTAMIHYEVTADAVGQVISDWTGIPVGSMVKDEAAAILGMAANLRQRIKGQDHAVSALDEGMRAAKAGVNNPGQPMGVFLFVGTSGVGKTELATQLADLLFGGERFLVTINMSEFQEKHTVSKLVGAPAGYVGYGEGGLLTEAVRQRPYSVVLLDECEKADPEVLNLFYQVFDKGTLADGEGRVIDFKNTVIILTSNLATDIITAMGTQEEKPSTAELTEAIRPSLSRHFKPALLARMQIVPFYPLMPDVLSEIVRLKLNKVGKRLRESQKMAFDYSDAVVEAITARCTDVDTGARNIDHIVNRTLLPEIATEIIGRMGEEHAPESLSVDIGPEGGFTYRFTVPGSSEPVAQAAE; translated from the coding sequence ATGTCATCGGCCAGTCACCTCGACGCGGTGAGGTACGCCATCGCGCAGACCGGGTCTCAAGCCCGGCGCGGCATCCGGCGCCAGGCGCCAGGCAGGGGGCGTTCCACCATGGTCCAGGTCGATCTCAAGCAGCTGCTCGGGCGGCTGAACCCTTACGTCAAGCGCGCGCTGGAAACCGCCGCCGGCCACAGCGTCGGCCGCGGCCATTACGAGGTCGCGGTCGAGCATCTTCTGCTGGTGATGTCGGAGGACGAGCAGCGCGATCTCGCCATTATCCTGAAGCAGTTCGGGCTCGACGCCTCCGGCCTGAAGCGCGGCCTGCAGCGCGCCACCGAGACCCTCAAGACCGGCAATACCGGCCGGCCCGTTTTCTCGCCGGGCCTGATCGAATTGCTGACCGATGCCTGGCTGATCAGCTCGATCGAGCTTGGCCAGCAGCAGATCCGCTCCGGGTCGATCGTCGCGGCCCTGCTCGCCAGCCCCAGCCGCTACGCGATGGCCGACTGGTTCGAGGCGGTGCGGGCGATCCCACTCGCGGAGCTCAAGGGCAAGTTCCGCGACATCGTCGCGCCCTCGGCCGAGGAGCCTACGGTTCCGGCGGCGGCGCAAGGCGCGGCCTCCGGCCAGGCCGGCAATGGCGCCCTGCCGCCCGATGGTGCACTCGCCCGCTTCACCATCAATTTCACCGAGCAGGCGCGCAAGGGCAAGATCGATCCCGTCTTCGGCCGTGACCGCGAGATCCGGCAGATGATCGACATCCTCGGCCGGCGCCGCAAGAACAACCCGATCTGCGTCGGCGATCCCGGCGTCGGCAAGACCGCGGTGGTGGAGGGCCTCGCGCTCAAGATGGCCGAGGGCGACGTCCCCGACTTCCTCAGGAGCGTCGAGCTGCTCAGCCTCGATCTCGGCATGCTGCAGGCCGGCGCCGGCGTCAAAGGCGAGTTCGAGAACCGGCTGAAGGGCATCATCGACGAGGTCAAGGCCTCGCCCAAGCCGATCGTCCTGTTCATCGACGAGGCGCATATGCTGGTCGGCGCCGGCGCGTCGGCGGGTGGCGGCGACGCCGCCAACCTGCTGAAGCCGGCGCTCGCCCGCGGCGAGCTGCGCACCGTCGCGGCCACGACCTGGTCGGAGTACAAGAAGTATTTCGAGAAGGATCCGGCGCTGGCGCGGCGCTTCCAGCTCGTCAAGCTCGACGAGCCTTCTCCGTCGGAGGCGATCACCATCGTGCGCGGCCTGCGCGCGGCCTATGAGAAGAGCCATGGCGTCTATGTCCGCGACGATGCCGTCGCCGCCGCCGCCAATCTCTCGGCCCGTTACATCTCCGGCCGGCAATTGCCCGACAAGGCGGTCGACGTGCTCGACACCGCCTGCGCCCGGGTGAAGCTCTCGCTTTCCAGCAAGCCGGCCGGCATCGACGACCAAGAGCGCCGGATAGCAACGCTGCGCCGCGAACTCGCCGCGCTGGAACGCGACCGGACCACCCTTGGAAGGGACAATCCGCGCATCGCCGAAATCGAGGACGAGATCGCCGGGATCGAGGCGCAGAAGGTCGAGGCGACCGCGCAATGGGAGCGCGAAAAGGCGCTGGTCGACCGTATCGTCGCCTTGCGCCGCGAGCTCGGCCTTGGACCTGACGGCATCGCTGCGTTCGAAGCCAAGACCGCCGACAACGATGACGGCGACGACGATAATCGCGACGAGGACGAGGCTGATGAAGCCGGTTCGTCGCGCGAGGCGGCCGAGCAGGAGCTGCAGCAAGCCGTCGCCGAGCTGGACAAGACCCGCGGCAAGACCGCGATGATCCACTACGAGGTCACCGCCGACGCCGTGGGCCAGGTGATCTCGGACTGGACCGGCATTCCGGTCGGCAGCATGGTCAAGGACGAGGCCGCCGCGATCCTCGGCATGGCCGCCAATCTGCGCCAGCGCATCAAGGGCCAGGACCACGCCGTCTCGGCACTGGACGAGGGCATGCGCGCCGCCAAGGCAGGCGTCAACAATCCCGGCCAGCCGATGGGCGTCTTCCTCTTCGTCGGCACCTCCGGCGTCGGCAAGACCGAGCTTGCGACGCAACTCGCCGATCTGCTCTTCGGCGGCGAGCGCTTCCTCGTCACCATCAACATGTCGGAGTTCCAGGAGAAGCACACCGTCTCCAAGCTCGTCGGCGCTCCGGCCGGCTATGTCGGCTATGGCGAGGGCGGGCTGCTCACCGAGGCGGTGCGCCAGCGTCCCTATTCGGTGGTGCTGCTCGACGAGTGCGAGAAGGCCGATCCGGAGGTGCTGAACCTGTTCTACCAGGTCTTCGACAAGGGCACGCTCGCCGATGGCGAAGGCCGGGTGATCGACTTCAAGAACACGGTGATCATCCTGACCTCCAACCTCGCCACCGACATCATCACGGCGATGGGCACACAGGAGGAAAAGCCCTCGACCGCCGAGCTCACCGAGGCGATCCGCCCGAGCCTGTCGCGTCATTTCAAGCCGGCGCTGCTGGCGCGCATGCAGATCGTGCCGTTCTATCCGCTGATGCCGGATGTGCTGAGCGAGATCGTCCGGCTCAAGCTCAACAAGGTCGGCAAGCGCCTGCGCGAGAGCCAGAAGATGGCGTTCGACTATTCGGACGCCGTCGTCGAGGCGATCACCGCCCGCTGCACCGATGTCGACACCGGCGCGCGCAATATCGACCATATCGTCAACCGCACGCTGCTGCCGGAGATCGCGACCGAGATCATCGGCCGGATGGGCGAGGAGCATGCGCCCGAGAGCCTCTCGGTCGACATCGGGCCAGAGGGCGGCTTCACCTACCGCTTCACCGTGCCGGGCTCGTCCGAGCCGGTGGCGCAGGCGGCCGAGTGA
- a CDS encoding sigma 54-interacting transcriptional regulator: MHDPLSVAEELIELTTTLATERRLEALLGAVVNSARRLTRAEGGRVLVLDRTGRHLHGLVGQNDVAPDAAALPGEIPVYAEGNAFNLRDANVFAAVTGKIVNLADVYDYSGFDFVRLREQDERTGYRTRSFVVAPLWNVEGVTLGVLQLINVQLTPGGEIGALPKAFERVVGSFAAHAAVAMANARLFEENRELIRQLDRRNADLARENSRLKVMAAPQEEQVVGESPAFRAALDLARRAASSSVAVLMLGETGTGKDVFANAVHRQGKRRDRPFVAQNCAALPETLLESELFGHRKGAFSGALADKKGLVHEANGGTLFLDEIGDMPLPLQAKILRLLEEGSVRRLGDTRLEKVDVRIIAATNLDLPQKIAQGTFREDLYYRLSVFPVTIPPLRERPSDIPLLIDFFLRRIAQVHGREGFALTPRALDALCRWRYPGNVRELKNMAERAALLIDGDERIDLKHLPAQLARAAPDIIVQTPAAEGSGSLRSAVRQYEAIVIENRLREAGWNQSRAARLLQISRRSLVEKLQRYAIRTP; this comes from the coding sequence ATGCACGACCCCCTCTCGGTCGCCGAGGAGCTGATCGAGCTGACCACGACGCTCGCCACCGAGCGTCGCCTCGAGGCCCTGCTCGGGGCCGTGGTCAACTCGGCGCGCCGCCTCACCCGCGCCGAGGGCGGGCGCGTGCTCGTGCTCGACCGGACCGGGCGGCACCTGCACGGCCTCGTCGGCCAGAACGACGTCGCGCCCGACGCCGCGGCGCTCCCCGGCGAGATCCCGGTCTATGCCGAGGGCAATGCCTTCAACCTGCGCGACGCCAATGTCTTCGCCGCGGTCACCGGCAAGATCGTCAATCTCGCCGATGTCTACGACTATAGCGGCTTCGATTTCGTGCGGCTGCGCGAGCAGGACGAGCGCACCGGCTATCGCACGCGCTCCTTCGTGGTGGCGCCGCTCTGGAACGTCGAAGGCGTGACCCTCGGCGTGCTCCAATTGATCAATGTTCAATTGACCCCCGGCGGCGAGATCGGGGCGCTGCCCAAGGCTTTCGAGCGCGTTGTCGGTTCCTTCGCTGCCCATGCCGCGGTCGCGATGGCCAATGCCCGGTTGTTCGAGGAAAATCGCGAGCTGATCCGCCAGCTCGACCGCCGCAATGCCGATCTCGCCCGCGAGAATTCGCGGCTGAAGGTGATGGCCGCGCCGCAGGAAGAGCAGGTCGTCGGTGAGAGCCCGGCCTTCCGGGCGGCGCTCGACCTGGCGCGCCGCGCCGCCTCCTCGTCGGTGGCGGTGCTGATGCTCGGCGAGACCGGCACCGGCAAGGACGTCTTCGCCAACGCCGTCCATCGGCAGGGCAAGCGCCGGGACCGGCCCTTCGTCGCGCAAAACTGTGCGGCATTGCCCGAGACGCTGCTGGAGAGCGAGCTCTTCGGCCATCGCAAGGGCGCTTTCTCGGGCGCGCTCGCCGACAAGAAGGGGTTGGTCCACGAGGCCAATGGCGGCACGCTCTTCCTCGACGAGATCGGCGACATGCCGCTGCCGCTGCAGGCGAAGATCCTGCGCCTGCTCGAGGAGGGGTCGGTGCGTCGCCTCGGCGACACAAGGCTCGAAAAGGTCGATGTCCGCATCATCGCCGCGACCAATCTCGACCTGCCGCAGAAGATCGCGCAGGGCACCTTCCGCGAGGACCTGTACTACCGGCTCAGCGTCTTCCCGGTGACGATCCCGCCGCTGCGCGAGCGGCCCTCCGACATCCCGCTACTGATCGATTTCTTCCTCAGGCGCATCGCGCAGGTCCATGGTCGCGAGGGCTTCGCCCTGACGCCGCGCGCGCTCGATGCGCTTTGCCGCTGGCGCTATCCCGGCAATGTCCGCGAACTCAAGAACATGGCCGAGCGCGCCGCTCTCCTGATCGACGGCGACGAGCGCATCGACCTGAAGCATCTGCCGGCCCAGCTCGCCAGGGCGGCGCCTGATATCATCGTGCAGACGCCGGCGGCCGAAGGAAGCGGCAGCCTGCGCTCGGCCGTGCGCCAATACGAGGCGATCGTGATCGAGAATCGCCTGCGCGAAGCCGGCTGGAACCAGAGCCGAGCCGCGCGCCTGCTGCAGATATCGCGCCGCAGCCTGGTCGAGAAGCTGCAGCGCTACGCCATCAGGACGCCATGA
- a CDS encoding serine/threonine-protein kinase: MDRADEADRALNAFVSGRMPFERLVAALKSLAFGDGTALSVLARLESWANEGRLPADLAALLAGELGGSSAAAVPGDAGLDPPTVPLAPPRPAAPDPAVALPPAGTIRDKVDEVVVNALIGDFVGLRGRNRPGETRADTALDASLADFRSLRFRRDASNAEVGRARRFELDPRRETRQIGIGTMLKDRFILDAEIGRGGMGTVYRAVDRRRLEAMRHQPYVALKLLGGDFRHHPQALRTIEAEARRAQELAHPNIVTIHDFERDGGHLFIVMELLEGEPLDQRIARAGATAVGWEEGREILEGLCAGLAHAHMRGVVHADIKPANVFLSASGVKLLDFGIASAARDGGFDPSSLGGLTPAYASPQMIEAAERRADDDVYALGCITYELLAGCHPFDGKAAIEARERGLSPARPVDVEDKVWLAVTTALAFEREQRPADASAFARALFG, translated from the coding sequence ATGGATAGGGCGGACGAGGCGGATCGCGCCCTCAACGCCTTCGTCTCTGGCAGGATGCCGTTCGAGCGGCTCGTGGCGGCGCTGAAGAGCCTGGCCTTCGGCGATGGCACGGCGCTGTCGGTCCTGGCGCGGCTGGAAAGCTGGGCGAATGAGGGGCGCCTGCCTGCCGATCTCGCAGCCCTTCTCGCCGGCGAGCTCGGTGGTAGCTCGGCGGCTGCCGTACCTGGCGACGCCGGCCTCGATCCTCCGACCGTCCCCCTTGCTCCGCCGCGCCCGGCCGCGCCCGATCCGGCCGTTGCCCTGCCGCCCGCCGGCACGATCCGCGACAAGGTCGACGAGGTCGTCGTCAACGCCCTGATCGGCGATTTCGTCGGCCTGCGTGGCCGTAACCGCCCGGGTGAAACCCGCGCGGACACCGCGCTCGATGCCAGCCTCGCCGATTTCCGCAGCCTGCGCTTCCGGCGCGACGCCAGCAATGCCGAGGTCGGCCGCGCGCGCCGCTTCGAACTCGATCCCAGACGCGAGACGCGTCAGATCGGCATCGGCACCATGCTGAAGGACCGCTTCATCCTCGATGCCGAGATCGGCCGGGGTGGCATGGGCACGGTTTATCGAGCCGTCGACCGGCGCCGGCTCGAAGCGATGCGCCACCAGCCCTATGTCGCGCTGAAGCTGCTCGGCGGCGACTTCCGTCATCATCCGCAAGCGCTACGCACGATCGAGGCGGAGGCGCGCCGGGCGCAGGAACTCGCCCACCCGAATATCGTGACGATCCATGATTTCGAGCGCGATGGCGGCCATCTCTTCATCGTCATGGAGCTGCTCGAGGGCGAGCCGCTCGATCAGCGCATCGCCCGCGCCGGGGCAACCGCGGTCGGCTGGGAGGAGGGGAGGGAGATCCTGGAGGGGCTCTGCGCCGGCCTTGCCCACGCGCATATGCGCGGCGTGGTTCATGCCGACATCAAGCCGGCCAATGTCTTTCTTTCTGCGAGCGGCGTGAAGCTGCTCGATTTCGGCATCGCCAGCGCCGCCCGAGACGGCGGCTTCGATCCGAGCTCGCTCGGCGGGCTGACCCCGGCCTATGCCAGCCCGCAGATGATCGAGGCGGCCGAACGCCGGGCGGATGACGACGTCTATGCGCTGGGCTGCATCACCTATGAGCTGCTCGCCGGCTGCCACCCCTTCGACGGCAAGGCCGCGATCGAAGCGCGGGAGCGTGGTCTCTCGCCGGCGAGACCCGTCGATGTCGAGGACAAGGTCTGGCTGGCTGTGACGACAGCGCTCGCCTTCGAACGCGAACAGCGCCCGGCCGACGCCTCGGCGTTCGCACGGGCGCTGTTCGGCTGA